A genomic window from Maridesulfovibrio sp. includes:
- a CDS encoding glycosyltransferase, with amino-acid sequence MLKINSIRGQKPRILFITHNYFVVPELTRAMQQSAVELSTIDIEPQNDFLKRMFDRIETFKPHFILSINHLGLDAEGQVLGLLKRCNIPFASWFVDRPEIYMETPVDSSALLAIFCWDPKSIPFFKKRNVKEAHYLPLGADPSIFYPKKNVAPEISVSFVGASWTTLIVLLLKAGRFNAPLLQEYKKLGSLYESSSNPELTAILGQMKPSALEAYATLSTHEQNLFHNLIAYEATRQRRVKIVSKILKFRPVIVGDRYWKLRFAASNEEFSWWSSLDYEQGLPDFYRNSAVNFNTTSLKSKLAMNQRIFDVPACGAFLLTEASKPLENLFEPGKEVACYTETSSIPETVARWLRSPEERGKIAQAGRRRVLAEHTYQHRLAELIQKMRVFY; translated from the coding sequence ATGTTAAAAATTAATTCAATCAGAGGACAAAAGCCACGCATCCTGTTTATTACACATAACTATTTCGTAGTTCCTGAACTAACCAGAGCCATGCAGCAGAGTGCTGTGGAACTTTCCACTATTGATATTGAACCACAAAACGATTTTCTGAAAAGAATGTTCGATAGAATAGAGACATTCAAGCCTCATTTCATACTAAGTATAAACCATCTCGGCCTGGATGCCGAGGGACAAGTCTTAGGGCTGCTAAAGCGTTGCAACATTCCTTTTGCGAGCTGGTTTGTTGACCGTCCAGAAATATATATGGAGACCCCTGTAGACTCCTCAGCACTGCTGGCGATTTTCTGCTGGGACCCAAAATCAATTCCTTTTTTCAAAAAAAGAAATGTCAAAGAAGCTCACTACCTGCCGCTTGGTGCTGACCCTTCGATTTTTTATCCTAAAAAAAATGTTGCACCGGAAATATCTGTATCATTTGTGGGCGCGAGCTGGACAACACTAATAGTCCTTCTTCTTAAAGCCGGCAGATTCAATGCTCCACTGCTTCAGGAATATAAAAAACTCGGGAGCTTGTACGAATCCAGTTCCAATCCCGAACTTACTGCAATATTGGGACAAATGAAACCCTCTGCCCTCGAAGCGTATGCAACACTCAGCACTCATGAACAAAATCTCTTCCACAACCTGATCGCATATGAAGCGACAAGACAAAGACGGGTGAAAATAGTCTCAAAGATATTGAAATTCCGACCAGTCATTGTCGGAGATAGATATTGGAAATTAAGATTTGCAGCGAGCAACGAAGAGTTCTCTTGGTGGAGCAGCCTTGATTATGAGCAGGGGCTTCCAGACTTTTACAGAAACTCGGCAGTTAATTTCAACACAACCAGCCTTAAATCCAAGTTGGCCATGAACCAGCGAATTTTTGATGTTCCCGCCTGCGGTGCTTTCCTGCTGACAGAAGCCTCCAAACCTCTTGAGAACCTTTTCGAGCCGGGAAAAGAAGTTGCGTGCTACACCGAAACCAGCAGTATTCCTGAAACTGTCGCACGATGGCTCAGAAGCCCTGAAGAAAGGGGAAAAATAGCTCAGGCGGGGCGTAGAAGAGTGCTTGCAGAACATACATATCAGCACAGACTGGCTGAACTTATCCAGAAAATGAGAGTTTTTTACTAA
- a CDS encoding FAD-dependent oxidoreductase, with the protein MILSSLFVLMGLGFTAATILAVASRILHVKEDPRIAQVEEVLPGVNCGGCGYAGCNGAANAVVEGKSGANVCVIGGTETAKAVGAVMGLEVMDMELELAFRDCTGGERAEELFNYEGAGDCRAQALLYDGAKTCPEGCLGLGTCVAVCPFDAIHMGEEGLPIVDPLACRACRKCVEACPRGVLSIVSMTSRLLHLEEVTDCLAPCQQRCPANINIPRYIEAASKGDYAGAVNIIRERNPLLLVCGRVCPRPCEQICRRTHVDEPVGINMIKRFVADWEMKNNQRLPIPCAKDTGHKVAVIGGGPAGLSCAYYLRRMGHSPTIFEAMPELGGQLRYGIPEYRLPKKDLAWEIQGILDLGIDVRLKQRFGSRFTINDLEEEGFEAFFMGIGAWSSGHLRIAGEDAYGVLSGTEFLSAIGLGQTPSVGPNVIVVGGGNTAIDAARTCIRLGCDVTMLYRRTRNEMPANTEEIDAAADEGVKFVFLSTPTKVMIDDKGRATHLECVRMELGEEDESGRRRPVPVEGSETRYPVDTVISAIGQKPQMSCFYTGGEEQCNIDFTRWRTIQADPHTLQTSVPKVFAGGDSVSGPDLVISAVGAGRKAARSIHYLLTMGEIPLADNLLLNTIPYTLFKDVDGCRHKTRTPIPHKCTGSTRTTTFKEIEGCLTEDELRYETSRCLRCGLTCYDRDVPLGNIFTSRVGEKVE; encoded by the coding sequence ATGATCCTTTCATCACTTTTTGTACTCATGGGACTGGGTTTTACTGCCGCCACTATTCTCGCGGTTGCTTCCAGAATCCTGCACGTGAAGGAAGATCCGCGAATTGCTCAGGTTGAAGAGGTTCTGCCCGGAGTTAACTGCGGCGGGTGCGGATATGCCGGATGCAACGGTGCGGCAAATGCGGTGGTGGAAGGTAAATCAGGCGCCAATGTCTGCGTTATAGGCGGAACGGAAACCGCCAAGGCCGTAGGTGCAGTCATGGGCCTTGAAGTTATGGATATGGAGCTGGAGCTTGCGTTCAGGGATTGCACAGGCGGCGAACGGGCTGAAGAACTTTTCAATTACGAAGGGGCCGGAGACTGCCGGGCCCAAGCCCTGCTTTATGATGGCGCAAAAACCTGTCCCGAGGGCTGTCTCGGTCTTGGAACATGCGTCGCGGTCTGCCCCTTTGATGCCATTCATATGGGAGAAGAAGGTCTGCCCATAGTAGACCCGCTGGCCTGCCGTGCCTGTAGAAAATGCGTTGAGGCATGCCCGCGTGGCGTACTTTCCATTGTTTCCATGACTTCCAGACTACTGCACTTGGAAGAAGTCACAGACTGCCTTGCTCCGTGTCAGCAGAGATGCCCTGCCAATATCAATATACCTCGCTACATTGAAGCCGCCAGCAAGGGAGACTATGCCGGAGCGGTAAACATAATACGTGAACGCAACCCGCTGCTGCTGGTTTGCGGACGGGTCTGTCCGCGCCCATGTGAGCAGATATGCCGCCGCACCCATGTGGATGAACCGGTGGGCATCAATATGATCAAACGGTTCGTGGCTGACTGGGAAATGAAAAACAACCAGCGCCTGCCCATCCCCTGCGCCAAAGATACAGGACACAAAGTGGCGGTTATCGGCGGCGGCCCGGCCGGCCTTTCCTGTGCCTACTACCTTCGCCGCATGGGACACAGCCCGACCATTTTTGAAGCCATGCCGGAACTCGGGGGCCAACTGCGATACGGTATCCCTGAGTACAGACTGCCGAAAAAAGATCTTGCCTGGGAAATTCAAGGTATTTTAGATCTTGGAATAGATGTACGACTGAAACAGCGCTTCGGCTCCCGCTTCACAATAAACGATCTTGAAGAGGAAGGTTTTGAAGCCTTTTTCATGGGCATCGGGGCATGGTCCAGCGGTCATCTGCGTATTGCTGGCGAAGATGCTTACGGCGTTCTTTCCGGAACTGAATTTCTAAGCGCGATCGGTCTGGGCCAAACCCCTTCGGTTGGACCTAACGTTATTGTTGTAGGCGGCGGTAATACTGCCATCGACGCAGCCAGAACCTGCATCAGACTAGGCTGTGACGTTACAATGCTCTATAGACGCACCCGTAATGAGATGCCTGCCAACACTGAAGAAATTGATGCTGCTGCCGACGAAGGCGTTAAATTCGTTTTTCTTTCAACCCCAACCAAAGTAATGATTGATGACAAAGGCAGGGCAACCCATCTGGAGTGCGTCCGGATGGAACTTGGGGAAGAAGATGAGTCCGGCAGACGCCGCCCGGTTCCTGTGGAAGGCTCAGAAACCCGTTATCCGGTTGATACAGTGATATCAGCCATTGGACAGAAACCGCAAATGTCCTGCTTCTACACTGGCGGTGAAGAACAGTGCAATATCGACTTCACCCGTTGGCGCACCATTCAAGCCGACCCGCATACCTTGCAGACTTCAGTTCCGAAAGTATTTGCAGGCGGAGATTCAGTTTCAGGTCCTGACCTGGTGATTTCCGCAGTTGGTGCCGGACGTAAGGCAGCACGTTCAATACACTACCTGCTGACCATGGGCGAAATACCTTTAGCGGACAACCTCCTGCTCAATACGATTCCTTATACACTTTTTAAAGATGTAGACGGTTGCAGACATAAAACACGCACACCAATACCGCACAAATGCACCGGTTCCACACGAACGACGACATTCAAAGAAATAGAAGGTTGTCTAACCGAAGACGAACTCCGATACGAAACTTCACGCTGTCTGCGTTGCGGACTGACCTGCTACGACCGCGACGTTCCGTTGGGAAATATTTTCACCTCACGGGTCGGGGAAAAAGTGGAATAG
- a CDS encoding RnfABCDGE type electron transport complex subunit A, which produces MKEYFLLFISAIFVNNIVLAQYLGNCPFIGTSKKISVAVGMGSAVVFVATMSASITWAVQEYLLDPLGLQYLQTLTFILVIASLVQFVEMFLKKTIPPLYKSLGIFLPLITTNCAVMGIAIICQREEFTFIKTVAFSFASGLGFMLALIVLSSIRERITVSRTPNSMKGTPIALVMAGLMSLAFFAFKGMI; this is translated from the coding sequence ATGAAAGAATACTTCCTGCTCTTCATCTCCGCCATATTTGTAAACAACATTGTGCTGGCTCAATATCTGGGAAACTGTCCGTTCATCGGTACTTCCAAGAAAATTTCAGTGGCCGTCGGCATGGGCAGCGCAGTTGTTTTTGTTGCCACCATGTCCGCTTCCATTACATGGGCGGTACAGGAGTATCTGCTTGATCCTTTGGGACTGCAATATCTGCAAACCCTGACTTTCATTCTGGTTATAGCCTCCCTTGTACAATTTGTGGAAATGTTTCTCAAAAAGACCATCCCTCCGCTCTACAAATCTCTGGGGATCTTTCTACCGCTGATCACCACAAACTGTGCGGTAATGGGGATCGCCATTATCTGTCAGCGAGAGGAATTCACTTTTATTAAAACCGTTGCCTTTTCCTTTGCCTCCGGCCTGGGATTCATGCTTGCGCTGATTGTCCTTTCATCTATCCGTGAGCGGATTACGGTTTCACGCACACCCAACTCCATGAAAGGAACGCCCATCGCGCTGGTCATGGCCGGATTAATGTCATTGGCATTTTTTGCTTTCAAGGGGATGATTTAA
- a CDS encoding electron transport complex subunit E — protein MSLLWKEFSKGLWKDLPPFKVVLGLCPVLAVTKTADNGLGMGLAVIFVLTMSNILVSIFRKIIPPKVRIACFIVIAASLVVSVELLMQAFAYPLYQQLGIFVPLIVVNCIILGRAEAFASKNPILLAAADGLGMGMGFTMSLTLLGGLRELLGYGTLFGHQIMARTYKPFAFMVEAPGAFVCLGLLLACMNIFTSWQSRRKGQAVLDNPSHECRSCGICSR, from the coding sequence ATGAGCTTATTGTGGAAAGAATTTTCAAAAGGACTGTGGAAGGACTTACCGCCGTTCAAGGTAGTACTCGGGCTCTGCCCGGTGCTGGCGGTAACAAAAACAGCTGACAACGGGCTGGGCATGGGGCTGGCTGTTATCTTCGTGCTGACCATGTCCAACATCCTTGTTTCCATCTTCCGCAAAATCATTCCACCCAAGGTTCGTATCGCCTGTTTTATTGTTATCGCTGCCTCGCTTGTTGTTTCAGTGGAGCTGCTTATGCAGGCTTTTGCCTATCCCCTCTACCAGCAGCTCGGTATATTCGTCCCGCTTATTGTGGTAAACTGTATTATCCTCGGCAGGGCCGAAGCTTTCGCATCCAAAAATCCCATACTACTCGCGGCCGCGGACGGATTGGGCATGGGTATGGGCTTCACCATGTCCCTCACCCTTCTCGGCGGATTGCGCGAACTCCTCGGCTACGGAACCCTTTTCGGCCACCAGATTATGGCAAGAACATATAAGCCTTTTGCTTTCATGGTTGAGGCCCCTGGTGCTTTTGTCTGCCTTGGACTGCTACTCGCATGCATGAATATTTTCACCAGCTGGCAATCACGGCGCAAGGGACAGGCTGTACTGGACAACCCCAGCCACGAATGCAGATCCTGCGGTATATGCAGCCGCTAG
- a CDS encoding FMN-binding protein gives MKESIKMIAVLTLICGMFSVTLASLKETTESRIEEQVLTYVQGPAISKVLTGYDNSPVKDRMKFTIPGSSRKITVFPALQNGRLRGLAIETFAKGYGGDVGVMVGFNVGRESLSGIGITTMKETPGVGAKVARHGFTSQFKEHSYSVELSAKGGSIDGISGATISSTATVEAVKQAIEIFKKIKPQIKAAWQLES, from the coding sequence ATGAAAGAAAGCATAAAAATGATTGCAGTACTGACCCTCATCTGCGGTATGTTCAGCGTAACTCTTGCATCGCTCAAAGAAACCACTGAAAGCCGTATAGAAGAACAGGTACTCACTTATGTTCAAGGTCCGGCTATCAGCAAGGTACTTACCGGATACGATAATTCCCCGGTTAAAGACCGCATGAAATTCACCATTCCCGGTTCGTCACGTAAGATTACTGTCTTTCCCGCGCTGCAAAACGGCAGACTACGTGGTCTGGCCATTGAAACTTTTGCCAAAGGGTACGGCGGAGATGTCGGAGTTATGGTAGGATTCAATGTCGGCCGGGAAAGCCTTTCCGGCATCGGGATAACAACGATGAAAGAAACTCCCGGAGTAGGAGCCAAAGTTGCCAGACACGGATTCACCAGCCAGTTCAAAGAGCATTCCTATTCCGTTGAACTATCGGCCAAAGGTGGCAGCATAGACGGCATTTCAGGAGCTACGATTTCGTCCACGGCAACAGTTGAAGCAGTCAAGCAGGCTATAGAAATATTTAAAAAAATTAAACCGCAAATAAAAGCCGCATGGCAGCTGGAGTCCTGA
- a CDS encoding RnfABCDGE type electron transport complex subunit D, translated as MKPLSGSPVLTVSIPPHTHCGRTIKKDALETIVALLPATFFAAYHYHFLALRVLALSSFTAVITETVCLYFMKREIEADNYTALLYGIMFGFLLPPSAPWWLVTTGSGLSIFIGRMIFGGIGANPLCVPLVGWAILTVSWPDLMNFDVSMLASELTYPLSGLKNFGPETLSEYSLKSLLLGFQLGGTGAAQPAAILLGGVYLLARRIIRPDIPLAFIAGVTVTAAIYFFLDPLEYASPEYHLLCGSTLFGAFFLATDGPSSPAGHIPMMLYGFLAGAMLIIIRVYGIYPDGVPFAILIANLMTPLIDKIRPAPFGGITNIHLRSGS; from the coding sequence ATGAAACCATTAAGCGGATCCCCCGTACTGACTGTTTCCATTCCACCCCATACGCATTGCGGGCGGACCATAAAAAAAGACGCGCTGGAAACTATTGTTGCCCTGCTTCCGGCTACATTTTTTGCGGCATATCACTACCATTTCCTTGCTCTACGGGTACTTGCCCTGTCTTCATTCACGGCGGTAATTACGGAAACCGTCTGTTTATATTTCATGAAACGGGAAATTGAAGCCGACAACTATACCGCCCTGCTCTACGGCATCATGTTCGGTTTTCTGCTTCCTCCGTCCGCACCATGGTGGCTGGTTACAACCGGAAGCGGCCTTTCAATATTCATTGGACGCATGATTTTCGGCGGAATCGGAGCAAACCCGCTCTGTGTTCCGTTAGTGGGCTGGGCCATTCTGACGGTTTCATGGCCGGACCTCATGAATTTCGATGTATCCATGCTGGCTTCGGAACTCACGTATCCCTTGAGCGGACTTAAAAACTTCGGGCCGGAAACTCTAAGTGAATACTCCTTAAAGTCCCTGCTGCTGGGGTTCCAGCTCGGCGGAACCGGGGCTGCCCAGCCGGCAGCAATACTGCTGGGTGGCGTCTACCTGCTTGCACGCAGAATTATCAGGCCGGACATCCCGCTGGCATTCATCGCCGGGGTAACAGTTACCGCTGCAATCTACTTTTTTCTCGATCCGCTGGAATACGCTTCACCGGAATATCACCTGCTTTGCGGTTCCACTCTTTTCGGAGCTTTTTTTCTGGCAACGGATGGCCCTTCTTCCCCTGCTGGGCACATTCCAATGATGCTATACGGATTTCTTGCCGGAGCAATGCTCATCATTATCAGAGTTTATGGAATATATCCTGACGGTGTTCCCTTCGCCATCCTGATTGCAAACCTGATGACTCCGCTAATCGACAAAATCCGGCCCGCACCGTTTGGCGGCATCACCAATATCCACCTGCGGAGCGGATCATGA
- a CDS encoding electron transporter RnfC, giving the protein MNPLFSLTPSELGPMINTWEHKIGGTLEVCLEITGLKPLVQLDTQVAKAQPVASDPDCRRPAVHSSISGTVTDIKKDYITIREEGTRVAPHVDFPEADSRTMLENLRRNGIDIRGMKQGCTLIVNAVPREAGMDGHRILIEEFNDIMTVGLNYLKKAISPKECALAIPKGVDWTIQGCTGHEIEPVYPNSLPELITKAVTGRELPPQVCVIDAATLYRIGRTIHGRHPVTLVIVKIGNTPFLTPIGTPVGLLLKIAGFRPGEHDRVILGGPLTGRTIYNLKQGVNPNTQGIVVLRSPSGTTLKDNPCVGCGECVIRCPARLMPNMISRHAEFRLYENCLSYNIASCFECGLCAYWCKAQRPILQYIRLAKKELAAQPIIEDLREQQ; this is encoded by the coding sequence ATGAATCCTCTTTTTTCACTTACCCCTTCTGAACTCGGTCCCATGATCAACACATGGGAACATAAAATTGGCGGCACGTTGGAGGTCTGCCTTGAGATCACAGGTCTAAAGCCCCTGGTTCAGCTGGATACTCAGGTAGCCAAAGCACAACCGGTAGCATCAGACCCGGACTGCCGGAGACCTGCCGTCCACAGCTCTATTTCAGGAACTGTGACCGATATAAAGAAAGATTACATTACCATAAGGGAAGAAGGCACCAGAGTAGCCCCGCATGTTGATTTTCCCGAAGCAGACTCAAGAACCATGCTGGAGAACCTGCGCCGCAACGGGATAGATATACGGGGGATGAAACAAGGCTGCACCCTGATAGTAAACGCAGTTCCACGTGAAGCCGGAATGGATGGACACAGGATTCTGATTGAAGAATTCAATGATATAATGACTGTCGGACTGAATTACTTGAAAAAAGCCATTTCCCCCAAGGAATGCGCACTGGCTATTCCAAAGGGTGTGGACTGGACAATCCAGGGATGCACTGGACATGAAATTGAACCTGTATACCCGAACAGCCTGCCGGAGTTGATCACTAAGGCTGTGACAGGCAGGGAACTTCCCCCGCAAGTCTGTGTAATTGACGCAGCAACCCTTTACCGTATCGGGCGGACTATCCATGGGCGGCACCCGGTAACTCTGGTCATTGTAAAAATAGGTAACACACCTTTCCTTACACCGATAGGAACCCCGGTGGGCCTGCTTTTAAAAATAGCTGGATTCCGCCCCGGCGAACATGACCGGGTCATTCTGGGCGGCCCTTTGACAGGCCGGACCATTTACAATCTTAAACAGGGTGTAAATCCGAATACACAGGGGATTGTAGTGCTGCGCTCACCCAGTGGAACTACCCTGAAAGATAATCCCTGTGTCGGTTGCGGAGAATGCGTAATCCGCTGCCCGGCCCGGTTGATGCCCAACATGATCTCACGCCATGCAGAGTTCAGACTTTATGAAAACTGCCTCAGCTATAATATCGCATCATGCTTCGAGTGCGGGCTGTGTGCATACTGGTGCAAGGCACAGCGCCCCATTCTGCAGTACATCCGACTGGCCAAAAAAGAACTGGCCGCACAACCGATAATTGAAGATCTCCGGGAGCAGCAATGA
- a CDS encoding cytochrome c3 family protein, which translates to MRKKFLPIIVILTILFGLTVAGYVTPEKKEKMPVRILFKNSGGKVIFTHIRHHRDYAIPCEKCHHERETSDQEPLPCGSCHPESFDKDYVREHIRSFPDTSYCSKCHHAELGKLNFNHEAHEEYAEDDCQTCHHDTNIEKEPQKCGNCHTNAGTKDVPSVRDAAHKRCITCHDDMFEEGLKGCSPCHKMHDMKNYSGDYTACGQCHQKNEKDLVLNRTSAFHDKCMECHKQMKRGPYKDNECSRCHLK; encoded by the coding sequence GTGCGCAAAAAATTTCTCCCCATTATTGTTATACTTACCATTCTCTTCGGGCTGACTGTTGCCGGATATGTCACGCCTGAAAAAAAAGAGAAGATGCCAGTCCGGATTTTATTTAAGAACAGTGGCGGCAAAGTTATTTTTACACATATTCGCCACCACCGGGACTATGCAATCCCCTGCGAGAAATGCCACCACGAACGTGAAACCAGCGATCAGGAACCACTTCCTTGCGGATCATGCCACCCGGAGTCCTTTGATAAAGACTATGTACGTGAACACATTCGTTCCTTCCCTGACACCAGCTATTGCAGCAAATGCCACCACGCGGAACTTGGTAAACTCAACTTCAATCATGAGGCTCACGAAGAGTATGCTGAAGATGACTGCCAGACCTGTCACCATGATACGAATATAGAAAAAGAACCGCAAAAATGCGGAAACTGCCATACCAATGCGGGAACGAAAGACGTTCCAAGTGTACGCGATGCTGCTCATAAACGTTGCATAACCTGTCATGACGATATGTTTGAGGAAGGCCTGAAAGGTTGTTCACCCTGCCACAAAATGCATGATATGAAGAATTACTCAGGTGACTATACCGCTTGCGGACAGTGTCATCAAAAAAATGAGAAAGACCTTGTTCTTAACCGCACCAGCGCCTTCCATGACAAGTGCATGGAGTGCCATAAGCAAATGAAACGCGGCCCATATAAAGACAACGAATGCAGCAGATGCCATTTAAAATAA
- a CDS encoding alkaline phosphatase, giving the protein MRFSNKLRLLIVCMVCVMIVAAAPAYAKDKTVRVYKGNPAKYVFLFIGDGMGLPQKGATEAFTGKQLAMNSFPAQGMTTTYAADRFITGSAASATSLASGQKTNIGMLGMAPNQMHVKSIAEMAKAEGKKVGIVSSVSIDHATPAAFYAHVPTRGQYYDIDVALSESNFDFFGGGGLKDINNKKKNSKNFKGNALDLIQKAGYKVVTDKEEFMALKPADGKVISWNAWLQDSKALPYAMDMRPQDITLPEFTAKAIEMLDNPEGFFLMVEGGKIDWACHANDATAFIKNTISFDDSIKKAVEFAKKHPKETLIVVTGDHECGGLTLGFAGTKYSSYYDALKNQSISFQQFSDDIVKLWKEEHKGNASFESFQPTITHFFGLEFAGDARKNPLVVKGYQLAMLKDAYERTMKGEVDSNDPELYNLYGGYDPLTVTITHILNNNAGLGWTSYKHTGVPVATSAMGVGSSSFNGYYDNVDVAYKIMSIMGMIPKVHAAINNTEFAAK; this is encoded by the coding sequence ATGAGATTTTCCAACAAATTAAGGTTATTGATTGTCTGTATGGTCTGCGTCATGATCGTGGCCGCGGCACCTGCATACGCCAAGGACAAAACGGTCCGCGTATACAAAGGCAATCCTGCCAAGTACGTATTTCTCTTTATTGGTGATGGTATGGGGCTGCCCCAGAAAGGAGCTACCGAGGCATTCACGGGCAAACAGCTTGCTATGAACAGCTTCCCCGCACAAGGAATGACCACCACTTATGCAGCAGACAGGTTCATTACCGGTTCCGCTGCTTCCGCTACATCTCTTGCCAGCGGTCAGAAAACAAATATCGGTATGCTCGGTATGGCTCCCAACCAGATGCATGTAAAATCCATTGCTGAAATGGCTAAAGCAGAAGGCAAGAAAGTCGGTATCGTATCAAGCGTATCTATTGACCACGCAACTCCAGCTGCTTTCTATGCCCATGTTCCCACCCGCGGTCAGTACTATGATATCGATGTTGCCCTCTCCGAGAGTAATTTTGATTTCTTCGGCGGTGGAGGTTTGAAAGACATCAACAACAAGAAAAAGAATTCCAAGAACTTTAAAGGGAACGCTCTCGATCTGATTCAAAAAGCCGGTTATAAAGTAGTTACTGATAAAGAAGAATTTATGGCGCTTAAGCCTGCCGACGGTAAGGTTATTTCATGGAACGCATGGCTGCAGGATTCCAAAGCTCTCCCTTATGCTATGGATATGCGTCCTCAGGATATCACTCTTCCTGAATTTACTGCCAAGGCAATTGAAATGCTCGACAATCCTGAAGGATTTTTCCTGATGGTTGAAGGTGGTAAAATTGACTGGGCCTGTCACGCTAACGATGCAACCGCTTTCATCAAGAATACCATTTCTTTTGATGATTCCATTAAAAAAGCAGTGGAATTTGCTAAAAAACACCCCAAAGAAACACTCATTGTTGTTACCGGGGACCACGAATGTGGTGGCTTGACCCTTGGCTTCGCAGGCACCAAGTACAGCTCTTACTACGATGCGCTCAAGAATCAGTCTATTTCCTTCCAGCAGTTTTCCGATGATATCGTTAAGCTCTGGAAAGAAGAGCATAAAGGGAACGCAAGCTTTGAATCTTTCCAGCCTACCATTACCCATTTCTTCGGTCTTGAGTTTGCTGGTGATGCCAGGAAGAATCCCCTTGTCGTAAAAGGCTATCAGCTTGCCATGCTCAAAGATGCTTATGAGCGCACTATGAAAGGTGAAGTGGATTCCAATGATCCGGAACTTTACAATCTCTACGGCGGTTACGATCCTTTAACCGTGACGATCACACATATCCTTAATAACAATGCCGGTCTTGGCTGGACTTCATACAAACATACCGGTGTTCCGGTGGCAACTTCCGCCATGGGTGTCGGTTCATCTTCATTTAACGGATATTATGATAACGTTGATGTTGCATACAAAATTATGTCTATCATGGGTATGATTCCTAAAGTACATGCCGCAATCAACAACACAGAGTTTGCTGCCAAGTAG